From Nymphaea colorata isolate Beijing-Zhang1983 chromosome 6, ASM883128v2, whole genome shotgun sequence, a single genomic window includes:
- the LOC116255704 gene encoding uncharacterized protein LOC116255704 isoform X2, which yields MSDAEISQLNAWALGLHVLAALPLPWQQRCSALHEQPLLILEVLFMCKQLDSASQIMKEFPSLRDNNLILAYAAKAIAVNMNPPVSEQRAPMVVPRTRQKTQTGMPAKSNFSHGFSNLQKEARHAFSWTPRDSGTKSNWKEPYRKRKSLGLPPSANTSWEAMANIQEDRSSVNALDGQKRFPSIATSERWVLTEPNHSFLVVHNDGEDDLHANITITGSSFQQVKQLKQHGKLKVILPGVGSEVSKAILNVGNGECVLQRKQSLNNIFQDLPLNASLVTPTYGAYFLAFAVLTVGGTSLL from the exons ATGTCAGACGCTGAAATCTCCCAGCTTAATGCTTGGGCCCTGGGTCTACATGTTCTTGCTGCTTTGCCTTTGCCTTGGCAGCAACGTTGTTCTGCGTTACATGAGCAGCCTCTGTTGATCTTAGAAGTCCTATTTATGTGTAAACAGTTAGATTCTGCTTCTCAG ATCATGAAAGAGTTTCCTTCACTTAGGGACAACAATCTGATTCTTGCATATGCGGCTAAAGCCATTGCTGTTAACATGAATCCTCCTGTTAGTGAACAACGTGCCCCTATGGTGGTTCCCAGAACAAGGCAGAAAACACAAACGGGCATGCctgcaaaatcaaattttagtcACGGCTTCAGCAACTTGCAGAAAGAAGCTCGCCATGCATTTTCATGGACACCTCGTGATAGTGGTACTAAGAGTAATTGGAAGGAACCATATCGTAAGCGGAAAAGCTTAGGATTGCCTCCATCTGCAAATACTTCTTGGGAAGCAATGGCCAATATTCAAGAGGATCGTAGTTCAGTTAATGCACTTGATGGACAAAAAAGGTTTCCCTCTATTGCTACTTCTGAAAGATGGGTACTCACAg AACCCAATCATTCATTTCTTGTGGTTCACAATGATGGGGAGGATGATCTACATGCCAATATCACCATTACAGGTTCTTCTTTTCAGCAAGTGAAGCAACTTAAGCAACATGGGAAACTGAAG GTTATCTTGCCAGGTGTTGGTTCCGAAGTATCAAAAGCAATTTTGAATGTTGGAAATGGGGAATGTGTACTTCAGAGGAAACAATCATTGAATAACATATTCCAGGACTTGCCCTTAAATGCATCTCTTGTGACACCTACTTATGGTGCATATTTCTTGGCTTTTGCTGTGCTGACAGTTGGTGGAACCTCTCTGTTGTAA
- the LOC116255704 gene encoding uncharacterized protein LOC116255704 isoform X1, protein MGAMQQLPNLRSKQLLRRDGNMSDAEISQLNAWALGLHVLAALPLPWQQRCSALHEQPLLILEVLFMCKQLDSASQIMKEFPSLRDNNLILAYAAKAIAVNMNPPVSEQRAPMVVPRTRQKTQTGMPAKSNFSHGFSNLQKEARHAFSWTPRDSGTKSNWKEPYRKRKSLGLPPSANTSWEAMANIQEDRSSVNALDGQKRFPSIATSERWVLTEPNHSFLVVHNDGEDDLHANITITGSSFQQVKQLKQHGKLKVILPGVGSEVSKAILNVGNGECVLQRKQSLNNIFQDLPLNASLVTPTYGAYFLAFAVLTVGGTSLL, encoded by the exons ATGGGTGCCATGCAACAACTTCCTAACTTGCGGTCAAAGCAACTTCTT AGGCGTGATGGAAATATGTCAGACGCTGAAATCTCCCAGCTTAATGCTTGGGCCCTGGGTCTACATGTTCTTGCTGCTTTGCCTTTGCCTTGGCAGCAACGTTGTTCTGCGTTACATGAGCAGCCTCTGTTGATCTTAGAAGTCCTATTTATGTGTAAACAGTTAGATTCTGCTTCTCAG ATCATGAAAGAGTTTCCTTCACTTAGGGACAACAATCTGATTCTTGCATATGCGGCTAAAGCCATTGCTGTTAACATGAATCCTCCTGTTAGTGAACAACGTGCCCCTATGGTGGTTCCCAGAACAAGGCAGAAAACACAAACGGGCATGCctgcaaaatcaaattttagtcACGGCTTCAGCAACTTGCAGAAAGAAGCTCGCCATGCATTTTCATGGACACCTCGTGATAGTGGTACTAAGAGTAATTGGAAGGAACCATATCGTAAGCGGAAAAGCTTAGGATTGCCTCCATCTGCAAATACTTCTTGGGAAGCAATGGCCAATATTCAAGAGGATCGTAGTTCAGTTAATGCACTTGATGGACAAAAAAGGTTTCCCTCTATTGCTACTTCTGAAAGATGGGTACTCACAg AACCCAATCATTCATTTCTTGTGGTTCACAATGATGGGGAGGATGATCTACATGCCAATATCACCATTACAGGTTCTTCTTTTCAGCAAGTGAAGCAACTTAAGCAACATGGGAAACTGAAG GTTATCTTGCCAGGTGTTGGTTCCGAAGTATCAAAAGCAATTTTGAATGTTGGAAATGGGGAATGTGTACTTCAGAGGAAACAATCATTGAATAACATATTCCAGGACTTGCCCTTAAATGCATCTCTTGTGACACCTACTTATGGTGCATATTTCTTGGCTTTTGCTGTGCTGACAGTTGGTGGAACCTCTCTGTTGTAA